Proteins from a genomic interval of Aquabacterium sp. J223:
- a CDS encoding TIGR02281 family clan AA aspartic protease: MTAALRRRTAALLLGAVAASAAAQPAPAAGPTLTFNGRMGDRALLVIDGQPRTVAVGAVVQGVRLLAVDDDGARVEVDGRSVLLRQGTPTRLAGGPTAPSGGREVVLSAGPGGHFMTQGSINGRPVQFMVDTGATVVAMGEADASRIGLAWRDAPRALINTANGPSTAHVVELRSLRLGDVEVYGVQAVVMPAAMPYVLLGNSVLSRFRMQREGDVMRLEKR; encoded by the coding sequence TTGACCGCCGCCCTGCGCCGCCGCACGGCCGCCCTGCTGCTGGGTGCGGTGGCCGCTTCGGCAGCGGCGCAGCCGGCACCGGCCGCCGGCCCCACCCTCACCTTCAACGGCCGCATGGGCGACCGGGCGCTGCTGGTCATCGACGGCCAGCCGCGCACGGTGGCCGTCGGCGCCGTGGTGCAGGGCGTGCGCCTGCTGGCGGTGGACGACGACGGCGCGCGCGTCGAGGTGGACGGCCGCAGCGTGCTGCTGCGCCAGGGCACGCCCACCCGGCTGGCCGGCGGCCCGACGGCGCCGAGCGGCGGCCGCGAGGTGGTGCTCAGCGCCGGCCCCGGCGGCCACTTCATGACCCAGGGCAGCATCAACGGCCGGCCGGTGCAGTTCATGGTCGACACCGGCGCCACCGTGGTGGCGATGGGCGAGGCCGACGCCTCCCGCATCGGGCTGGCCTGGCGCGACGCGCCACGGGCGCTGATCAACACCGCCAACGGTCCGTCGACCGCCCACGTGGTCGAACTGCGCAGCCTGCGCCTGGGCGACGTCGAGGTCTATGGCGTGCAGGCGGTGGTGATGCCGGCGGCCATGCCCTACGTGCTGCTGGGCAACAGCGTGCTGTCGCGCTTTCGCATGCAGCGCGAGGGGGACGTGATGCGACTGGAGAAACGGTAG
- a CDS encoding YajQ family cyclic di-GMP-binding protein, producing the protein MPSFDTVLEPNLVELRNAVDQTMKEIGTRFDFKGSDARVELADKGKDKTLELFADSDFQIGQVRDVLLAKLTKRSVDVRFLDLTAKIEKAGGDKVKQSLRIKSGIDAETGKKIQGLLKASKLKVQGAIQGDAVRVSAAKRDDLQTAIALLRKEVADLPLAFNNFRD; encoded by the coding sequence ATGCCGAGCTTCGACACCGTCCTCGAACCCAACCTCGTCGAGCTGCGCAACGCGGTCGACCAGACGATGAAGGAGATCGGCACCCGCTTCGACTTCAAGGGCAGCGACGCCCGCGTCGAACTGGCCGACAAGGGCAAGGACAAGACGCTGGAGCTGTTCGCCGACAGCGACTTCCAGATCGGCCAGGTGCGCGACGTGCTGCTGGCCAAGCTGACCAAGCGCTCGGTGGACGTGCGATTCCTCGACCTGACGGCCAAGATCGAGAAGGCCGGCGGCGACAAGGTCAAGCAGAGCCTGCGCATCAAGTCCGGCATCGACGCGGAGACGGGCAAGAAGATCCAGGGCCTGCTCAAGGCGAGCAAGCTCAAGGTGCAGGGCGCCATCCAGGGCGACGCGGTGCGCGTCAGCGCCGCCAAGCGCGACGACCTGCAGACGGCGATCGCCCTGCTGCGCAAGGAAGTGGCCGACCTGCCGCTGGCCTTCAACAACTTCCGCGATTGA
- the murB gene encoding UDP-N-acetylmuramate dehydrogenase, whose translation MPSPSTVPVEHGVNLRPYNSFGLPAVARNLVRVGGDADVRRVVDDARFGRAPKLVLGGGSNLVLTRDVTELVLKIEVMGRRVVDDGPRGTLVEFGAGENWHQAVAWTLDQGLPGLENLALIPGTMGASPVQNIGAYGLELADRFHSLDTVDLVTGRTVTLDKAMCHFGYRDSVFKQALAHRSVIMRVRLWLPRPWQPVLGYLDLQKKQQETGLHEPDARTIFDWVCEVRRGKLPDPLQVGNAGSFFKNPVVTPEQCRDIIGRDPHIVHYPLPDGRFKLAAGWLIDACGWKGKTIGRAGVYEKQALVLVNRGGATGAEVVTLARAIQESVYGRFGIRLEPEPVVV comes from the coding sequence ATGCCGTCCCCCTCCACCGTCCCCGTCGAACACGGCGTCAACCTGCGGCCGTACAACAGCTTCGGCCTGCCGGCCGTGGCGCGCAACCTGGTGCGCGTCGGCGGCGACGCCGACGTGCGCCGCGTGGTCGACGACGCCCGCTTCGGCCGGGCGCCGAAGCTGGTGCTCGGCGGCGGCAGCAACCTGGTGCTCACCCGCGACGTCACCGAACTGGTGCTGAAGATCGAGGTGATGGGCCGGCGCGTCGTCGACGACGGGCCGCGCGGCACGCTGGTCGAGTTCGGCGCCGGCGAGAACTGGCACCAGGCGGTGGCATGGACCCTGGACCAGGGGCTGCCGGGGCTGGAGAACCTGGCGCTCATCCCCGGCACCATGGGCGCCTCGCCGGTGCAGAACATCGGCGCCTACGGGCTGGAACTGGCCGACCGCTTCCATTCGCTGGACACGGTGGACCTGGTGACCGGCCGCACGGTGACGCTGGACAAGGCGATGTGCCACTTCGGCTACCGCGACAGCGTGTTCAAGCAGGCGCTGGCGCACCGCAGCGTGATCATGCGGGTGCGGCTGTGGCTGCCGAGGCCGTGGCAGCCGGTGCTGGGCTACCTGGACCTGCAGAAGAAGCAGCAGGAGACCGGCCTGCACGAGCCCGACGCCCGCACGATCTTCGACTGGGTGTGCGAGGTGCGGCGGGGCAAGCTGCCCGACCCGCTGCAGGTGGGCAATGCCGGCAGCTTCTTCAAGAACCCGGTGGTCACGCCCGAGCAGTGCCGCGACATCATCGGCCGCGACCCGCACATCGTGCACTACCCGCTGCCCGACGGCCGCTTCAAGCTGGCCGCCGGCTGGCTGATCGACGCCTGCGGCTGGAAGGGCAAGACCATCGGCCGTGCCGGCGTCTACGAGAAGCAGGCCCTGGTGCTGGTCAACCGAGGCGGCGCCACCGGCGCCGAGGTGGTGACGCTGGCCCGCGCCATCCAGGAAAGCGTCTACGGCCGCTTCGGCATCCGGCTGGAGCCGGAGCCGGTGGTGGTGTAG